One segment of Stenotrophomonas sp. SAU14A_NAIMI4_8 DNA contains the following:
- the pmbA gene encoding metalloprotease PmbA has protein sequence MNVIAPEVATGDDSLARLERLADLSQQLIDRARALGASQTEVSCSEDRGLEVNVRLGEVETVQSTRDRGIAVTVYFGQRKGSASTADLNEASLQATVEQACAIARHTEDDPAAGLADAALMARDFPDLDSWHPWALQADQAVDLALACEAAGRQADAQIRNSDGASVSSMQSVSVYANSHGFIGRERGTHHSIGCALIAGTGDGMQRDGWYTGALAREDLEDPAHVGRRAAERTVARLQPRSLPTGSLPVLFAPEVARSLVGHLLSAVSGGALYRQASFLLDSVGQRLFPEWMQIEELPHLRRGLRSAAFDGDGVATRASALVTDGVLQRYVLGSYSARKLGLQTTANAGGVHNLQLAANAGSLHEIARQMGNGLLVTELMGQGVNGVTGDYSRGAGGFRVENGEIQFPVDGITIAGNLRDMFASIEAVGSDVDPRSHIRTGSILVGRMTIAGND, from the coding sequence TTGAACGTGATCGCCCCTGAAGTCGCCACCGGCGACGACAGCCTGGCCCGGCTGGAACGGCTGGCCGACCTATCCCAGCAGCTGATCGACCGCGCCCGCGCGCTGGGCGCCAGCCAGACCGAGGTGAGCTGCAGCGAGGACCGCGGGCTGGAGGTCAATGTCCGCCTTGGCGAGGTGGAGACCGTGCAGTCCACCCGCGACCGCGGCATTGCCGTGACCGTTTACTTCGGCCAGCGCAAGGGCAGTGCCAGCACCGCCGACCTGAACGAAGCGAGCCTGCAGGCCACGGTCGAGCAGGCCTGCGCCATCGCCCGCCATACCGAGGACGACCCGGCCGCCGGCCTGGCCGACGCGGCGCTGATGGCCCGCGATTTCCCCGATCTGGACAGCTGGCACCCGTGGGCGCTGCAGGCTGACCAGGCGGTGGACCTGGCCCTGGCCTGCGAGGCCGCCGGCCGCCAGGCCGATGCGCAGATCCGCAATTCCGACGGCGCCTCGGTGTCGAGCATGCAGAGCGTGTCGGTGTACGCCAACTCGCATGGCTTCATCGGTCGCGAGCGCGGCACCCACCATTCGATCGGCTGCGCGCTGATTGCCGGCACCGGCGATGGCATGCAGCGGGACGGCTGGTACACCGGCGCGCTGGCCCGCGAAGATCTGGAAGACCCGGCCCACGTGGGCCGTCGCGCTGCCGAGCGCACCGTGGCCCGGCTGCAGCCGCGCTCGCTGCCCACCGGCAGCCTGCCGGTGCTGTTTGCCCCGGAAGTGGCGCGCAGCCTGGTCGGCCACCTGCTCTCGGCCGTGTCCGGTGGTGCCCTGTACCGCCAGGCCAGCTTCCTGCTGGACAGCGTGGGCCAGCGCCTGTTCCCCGAGTGGATGCAGATCGAAGAGCTGCCGCACCTGCGCCGCGGCCTGCGCTCGGCCGCCTTCGACGGCGATGGCGTGGCCACCCGCGCCTCGGCCCTGGTGACCGACGGCGTGCTGCAGCGCTACGTGCTGGGCAGCTATTCGGCGCGCAAGCTGGGCCTGCAGACCACCGCCAATGCCGGCGGCGTGCACAACCTGCAGCTGGCCGCCAATGCCGGCTCCCTGCACGAGATCGCCCGGCAGATGGGCAATGGCCTGCTGGTGACCGAACTGATGGGGCAGGGCGTGAACGGGGTGACCGGTGACTACTCGCGCGGTGCCGGTGGCTTCCGGGTCGAGAACGGCGAGATCCAGTTCCCGGTCGATGGCATCACCATTGCTGGCAACCTGCGCGACATGTTCGCCAGCATTGAAGCGGTGGGCAGCGACGTCGACCCGCGCTCGCACATCCGCACCGGCTCGATCCTGGTGGGGCGGATGACGATCGCCGGTAATGATTGA
- the yjgA gene encoding ribosome biogenesis factor YjgA: MRGRDEETGEFHDKSRSQNRRDALDVLALGEKLVSLTPAQLARLPIPEDLLPHIAECKRITAHIAHKRQLAFLAKHMRREDEATLDAIRDALDANSETGRREVAMMHRAEDWRERLLAEGDKALAALLDDYPQADRQQLRTLVRNAQAEKAKNKPPRAYREIFQVLRALMLPAALGLKAAADEADDVGTDEADED, from the coding sequence ATGCGCGGACGCGACGAAGAAACCGGTGAATTCCACGACAAGAGCCGCAGCCAGAACCGGCGCGATGCACTTGACGTGCTGGCCCTGGGCGAGAAGCTGGTGTCGCTGACCCCGGCCCAGCTGGCGCGCCTGCCGATCCCGGAGGACCTGCTGCCGCACATCGCCGAGTGCAAGCGCATTACTGCCCACATCGCCCACAAGCGACAGCTGGCGTTCCTGGCCAAGCACATGCGTCGCGAGGACGAGGCCACGCTGGACGCGATCCGCGATGCGCTGGACGCCAACAGTGAAACCGGCCGCCGCGAAGTGGCGATGATGCACCGCGCCGAAGACTGGCGCGAGCGCCTGCTGGCCGAGGGCGACAAGGCGCTGGCCGCCCTGCTGGACGACTACCCGCAGGCCGACCGCCAGCAGCTGCGCACGCTGGTGCGCAACGCCCAGGCCGAAAAGGCCAAGAACAAGCCGCCGCGCGCCTACCGCGAGATTTTCCAGGTGCTGCGCGCGCTGATGCTGCCGGCGGCGCTGGGCCTGAAGGCCGCGGCCGACGAGGCCGACGACGTCGGCACCGACGAAGCCGACGAGGACTGA
- the rng gene encoding ribonuclease G: MSEEILVNVTPRETRVAVIENGMLQELHIERGWRRGVVGNIYKGKVQRVMPGMQAAFVEVGLERAAFLHANDVVRPAPVASADTENTTLPPPSSVPIVELLRDGQDIVVQVVKDPIGTKGARLTTQISIPSRYMVLLPQSKVVGVSARIEDEGERARLKALVTELSAQHGGYGYIVRTNAEGQPAEAIAEDIAYLSRVWNVVERRGREAPSCSNIYEDLSLPLRSVRDLIRKDVDKVKVDSKETFAQLQAFVAKYMPVLAEKIELYSGDRPIFDMFGVEDEIGRALDKQVPLKSGGYLVIDQTEAMTTIDVNTGSFLGQRNLEETVFRTNLEAAQAVARQLRLRNLGGIIIIDFIDMDDAEHRRQVLRTLEKALARDHAKTTVYDFSPLGLVEMTRKRTVESLERQLSETCPQCSGRGSIKTTETVTYEIFREITRAVRQFDAARLLVIASTKVVARITEEESAAVAELEEFLGKSIRFQADEQYLQEQFDVVLL, encoded by the coding sequence ATGTCTGAGGAAATCCTGGTCAATGTGACCCCGCGCGAAACCCGGGTCGCGGTGATCGAAAACGGCATGCTGCAGGAACTGCACATCGAGCGCGGCTGGCGCCGGGGCGTGGTCGGCAACATCTACAAGGGCAAGGTGCAGCGGGTGATGCCCGGCATGCAGGCCGCGTTCGTGGAAGTGGGCCTGGAGCGCGCCGCGTTCCTGCACGCCAACGACGTGGTGCGGCCGGCCCCGGTGGCCAGTGCCGATACCGAGAACACCACCCTGCCGCCGCCGTCCAGCGTGCCGATCGTGGAACTGCTGCGCGACGGCCAGGACATCGTGGTGCAGGTGGTGAAGGACCCGATCGGCACCAAGGGCGCGCGCCTGACCACGCAGATCAGCATTCCCTCGCGCTACATGGTGCTGCTGCCGCAGTCGAAGGTGGTGGGCGTTTCGGCGCGCATCGAAGACGAAGGCGAGCGTGCGCGGCTGAAGGCGCTGGTGACCGAACTGTCGGCGCAGCACGGTGGCTACGGCTACATCGTGCGCACCAATGCCGAAGGCCAGCCGGCCGAAGCCATTGCCGAGGACATCGCCTATCTGTCGCGGGTCTGGAACGTGGTCGAGCGCCGTGGCCGCGAGGCGCCCTCGTGCAGCAACATCTATGAAGACCTGAGCCTGCCGCTGCGTTCGGTGCGCGACCTGATCCGCAAGGACGTGGACAAGGTGAAGGTCGATTCCAAGGAAACCTTCGCCCAGCTGCAGGCGTTCGTGGCCAAGTACATGCCGGTGCTGGCCGAGAAGATCGAGCTGTACAGCGGTGATCGCCCCATCTTCGACATGTTCGGCGTGGAAGACGAGATCGGCCGCGCGCTGGACAAGCAGGTGCCGCTGAAATCCGGCGGCTACCTGGTGATCGACCAGACCGAGGCGATGACCACCATCGATGTGAACACCGGTTCGTTCCTGGGCCAGCGCAACCTGGAAGAAACCGTGTTCCGCACCAACCTGGAGGCCGCGCAGGCGGTGGCCAGACAGCTGCGGCTGCGTAACCTGGGCGGCATCATCATCATCGATTTCATCGACATGGACGATGCCGAGCACCGCCGCCAGGTGCTGCGCACGCTGGAAAAGGCGCTGGCCCGCGACCATGCCAAGACCACCGTCTACGATTTCTCGCCGCTGGGCCTGGTGGAGATGACCCGCAAGCGCACCGTCGAAAGCCTGGAGCGCCAGCTGTCGGAAACCTGCCCGCAGTGCAGTGGTCGCGGCAGCATCAAGACCACCGAAACGGTGACCTACGAAATCTTCCGCGAGATCACCCGCGCCGTGCGCCAGTTCGATGCCGCGCGCCTGCTGGTGATCGCCTCGACCAAGGTGGTGGCACGCATCACCGAAGAGGAATCGGCCGCCGTGGCCGAGCTGGAGGAATTCCTCGGCAAGAGCATCCGTTTCCAGGCGGACGAGCAGTACCTGCAGGAGCAGTTCGATGTGGTTCTGCTCTGA
- a CDS encoding farnesyl diphosphate synthase, protein MTVEALFAHWRDRIESQLDAALPSPADAPQRLHQAMRYSVLGGGKRMRPLLVYASGRLFGAPLEQLDAAAMAVELIHAYSLVHDDLPAMDDDALRRGKPTTHIAFDEATAILAGDALQTRAFGLLADAALPASLRVACLQTLAHASGAAGMCGGQALDIDATGQQQSLAALTRMHALKTGALIRAAVRMGALCGQAPAPVLAQLDGFADALGLAFQVRDDILDVEASSEQLGKTAGKDQAQDKSTFPALLGMDGAKAHLRDLAARMQAALAGYHEEADALRALATLAVERDH, encoded by the coding sequence ATGACGGTTGAGGCGCTGTTCGCGCACTGGCGCGACCGTATTGAAAGCCAGCTTGACGCCGCCCTGCCCTCGCCGGCCGATGCGCCGCAGCGTCTGCACCAAGCCATGCGCTATTCGGTGCTGGGCGGCGGCAAGCGCATGCGCCCGCTGCTGGTCTACGCCAGTGGCCGCCTGTTCGGCGCGCCGCTGGAGCAACTGGATGCGGCCGCGATGGCCGTGGAGCTGATCCACGCCTATTCGCTGGTACACGATGACCTGCCGGCGATGGACGATGACGCCCTGCGCCGCGGCAAGCCGACCACGCACATCGCATTCGACGAAGCTACCGCGATCCTGGCCGGCGATGCCCTGCAGACCCGCGCCTTCGGCCTGCTGGCCGATGCCGCGCTGCCGGCCAGCCTGCGCGTGGCCTGCCTGCAGACCCTGGCCCACGCCTCCGGCGCGGCCGGCATGTGCGGCGGCCAGGCATTGGATATCGACGCCACTGGCCAGCAGCAGTCGCTGGCCGCGCTCACCCGCATGCACGCGCTGAAGACCGGTGCGCTGATCCGCGCGGCGGTACGCATGGGCGCGCTGTGTGGCCAGGCACCGGCGCCGGTGCTGGCGCAGCTGGACGGCTTCGCCGATGCGCTGGGCCTGGCCTTCCAGGTGCGCGATGACATCCTTGATGTCGAGGCCAGTTCCGAGCAGTTGGGCAAGACCGCCGGCAAGGACCAGGCCCAGGACAAGAGCACCTTCCCGGCGCTGCTGGGCATGGACGGGGCCAAGGCGCACCTGCGCGACCTGGCCGCGCGCATGCAGGCGGCACTGGCCGGTTACCACGAAGAAGCCGACGCGCTGCGTGCGCTGGCCACGCTGGCGGTGGAACGCGATCATTGA
- a CDS encoding DUF4870 domain-containing protein produces MSDFDNVPAAGNAPSDQRTMALAAHLLGIFTGFIGALIIWLINKDDAGKSFVTDQAKEALNFQITIAIAMFICIILTFVIIGAILAPIVGLLSLVFSIIAAVKANNGELYRYPFALRLIK; encoded by the coding sequence GTGAGCGATTTCGATAACGTCCCGGCGGCCGGCAACGCGCCGTCCGACCAGCGCACCATGGCGCTGGCCGCGCACCTGCTGGGCATCTTCACCGGTTTCATCGGTGCCCTGATCATCTGGCTGATCAACAAGGACGACGCAGGCAAGTCCTTCGTCACCGACCAGGCCAAGGAAGCGCTGAACTTCCAGATCACCATCGCCATCGCGATGTTCATCTGCATCATCCTGACCTTCGTGATCATCGGCGCCATCCTGGCCCCGATCGTCGGCCTGCTCAGCCTGGTCTTCAGCATCATCGCTGCGGTCAAGGCCAATAACGGCGAGCTGTACCGCTACCCGTTCGCGCTGCGCCTGATCAAGTAA
- a CDS encoding YhdP family protein, whose protein sequence is MSAPPRLRLRRIRRHLIAACAVGLVVLALLVGTLSQLLPLAERHPQQIAAWLSARAGQPVRFERLQTAWTRRGPLLQLQGLRIGAGQGLAIGEAEVLVSMYSGLLPGRSLTELRLRGLSLDLQQAADGRWSVRGLPQSSGAGDPLDALRRLGELQVIGGQLAVHAPALGIDATLPRIDLRLRVQGDRLQVGVRAWAQPEALPLTAVLELDRRKGNGQAWLGADPVDFQAWAPLLAGAGVRLREGKGELNLWLTLRDFAPVAVTTDSDLRGLRIEGASMPGVAHPQVQLQRLQARLRWQRQADGWVLQVPKLRLQGEDGAQQLDGLQVRLGRQLQISSGAVQAGTAVRALALSDRLDPGLRRWLYLARPQLDVAALQVRGERDGPLWAQGELQSLGFASVAGAPGLRGLGGRFEGDANGFSLQLQPQRQLQFDWPSGFGVRHDLHLAGQVVGWRDEAGGWRIGTPALRVQGTDYAADVRGGLWFQGDGTRPWMQLAAKLDDVPMTAAKRFWIHSKMSKGATDWLDMALAGGQVRGGIGLVSGDLDDWPFDNNDGRFEATGHISNGQIRFQHDWPLMGQVDADVAFIGPGFHIQGRGDLAGVAVQHFEAGIPDFGQQPLYVRADSRSEAGALLAMLRQSGLHKEYGDTLDNLSASGPANVHFDLLQPLHHDEGGGHLQGTVDLAGVKLADKRFDVAFDGMHGQARYSNAGFAAESLAVRHLGQDGTLSLRAGGFVRDARLAFESELSASLDAGVLIDRAPEMAWLKPYINGTSPWTIAVNLPKVAPGSAAPPSELRLRSDLVGTRLDLPAPLDKPAAEPLATTVAAQLPMGAGRIDVAFGDRLALAARSHNNQTGVQVTLGSSQVDREPPPSGLTINGRSPTLDALEWIGLARGAGGDGDPMPLRTVDVQVGQLMLIGGVFAQTRLQLHPGPQALDVRMDGPSLAGRLSVPNADGGTISGTLDRVYWQSPPAAAGAATPPAANVQAGADDMDPAKLPPFALDIADLKFGKVVLGQAVLRTRPLAQGLSVDELRFRAPDQEIDITGRWLGKSAGARTELNAQVRSEDLGGLLQNFDYAGQLRGGSGQAQLQASWAGGPSDFQLGNLQGQLDIHARNGQLLELDPGAGRVLGLLSVAQLPRRLMFDFRDFFSKGFAFNQIEGGMQFGNGMARTDKVLIEGPAANITIRGQTDLRQQQFDQTIDVNPRAGNLLTVVGAVAGGPVGAALGAATNAVLSKPLGEIGARTYRVTGPWKEPKVEVIERNRDRSPAPAPVPVPVPPPTVTDLPRPR, encoded by the coding sequence ATGAGCGCTCCGCCGCGCCTGCGACTGCGAAGGATCCGCCGTCATCTGATTGCCGCGTGCGCGGTAGGCCTGGTCGTGCTTGCCCTGCTGGTGGGCACGCTCAGCCAGCTGTTGCCGCTGGCCGAGCGCCACCCGCAGCAGATCGCCGCGTGGCTGAGTGCGCGGGCCGGCCAGCCGGTGCGCTTCGAGCGCCTGCAGACCGCCTGGACGCGGCGCGGTCCGCTGCTGCAGTTGCAGGGGCTGCGTATCGGCGCCGGGCAGGGGTTGGCCATTGGCGAAGCCGAAGTATTGGTATCGATGTACAGCGGGTTGCTGCCGGGGCGCTCGTTGACCGAACTGCGCCTGCGCGGGCTGTCGCTGGACCTGCAGCAGGCCGCTGACGGCCGCTGGAGCGTGCGTGGCCTGCCGCAGTCGAGTGGTGCGGGCGATCCGTTGGATGCGCTGCGCCGCCTGGGCGAGTTGCAGGTGATTGGCGGACAACTGGCCGTGCATGCGCCCGCGCTGGGCATCGACGCCACGCTGCCGCGCATCGATCTGCGCCTGCGCGTGCAGGGCGATCGGCTGCAGGTGGGCGTGCGTGCCTGGGCCCAGCCCGAGGCCTTGCCGCTGACGGCGGTGCTGGAACTGGACCGGCGCAAAGGCAACGGCCAGGCGTGGCTGGGGGCCGACCCGGTGGACTTCCAGGCCTGGGCGCCGCTGCTGGCCGGTGCCGGCGTGCGCCTGCGCGAAGGCAAGGGCGAGTTGAACCTGTGGCTGACCCTGCGCGATTTCGCGCCGGTGGCGGTCACCACCGATTCGGACCTGCGTGGGCTGCGTATTGAAGGCGCATCGATGCCGGGCGTGGCGCACCCGCAGGTGCAGCTGCAGCGCCTGCAGGCACGGCTGCGCTGGCAACGCCAGGCCGATGGCTGGGTGCTGCAGGTGCCGAAGCTGCGCCTGCAGGGCGAAGACGGCGCCCAACAACTCGATGGCCTGCAGGTGCGCCTGGGCCGGCAGCTGCAGATCAGCAGCGGTGCGGTGCAGGCCGGCACGGCCGTGCGCGCGCTGGCCCTGAGCGACCGGCTGGACCCGGGCCTGCGCCGTTGGCTGTACCTGGCCCGGCCACAGCTGGACGTGGCCGCGCTGCAGGTGCGGGGTGAACGCGATGGCCCGCTGTGGGCGCAGGGCGAGCTGCAGTCGCTGGGCTTTGCCAGCGTGGCCGGCGCGCCGGGCCTGCGCGGCCTGGGCGGGCGTTTCGAAGGCGATGCCAATGGCTTCAGCCTGCAGCTGCAGCCGCAGCGGCAACTGCAGTTCGATTGGCCCAGCGGTTTTGGCGTGCGCCACGACCTGCACCTGGCCGGGCAGGTGGTCGGCTGGCGCGATGAAGCCGGTGGTTGGCGCATCGGCACCCCGGCCCTGCGCGTGCAGGGCACCGATTACGCGGCCGACGTGCGTGGCGGGCTGTGGTTCCAGGGCGACGGCACGCGGCCGTGGATGCAGCTGGCGGCGAAGCTGGACGATGTGCCGATGACCGCCGCCAAGCGCTTCTGGATCCATTCCAAGATGAGCAAGGGCGCCACCGACTGGCTGGACATGGCCCTGGCCGGCGGGCAGGTGCGGGGCGGTATCGGTCTGGTCAGTGGTGACCTGGATGACTGGCCGTTCGACAACAACGATGGCCGTTTCGAGGCCACCGGCCACATCAGCAACGGGCAGATCCGCTTCCAGCACGACTGGCCGTTGATGGGCCAGGTGGATGCCGATGTCGCCTTCATCGGGCCGGGTTTCCATATCCAGGGCCGTGGCGACCTGGCCGGGGTGGCGGTGCAGCACTTTGAAGCCGGCATTCCCGATTTCGGCCAGCAGCCGCTGTACGTGCGCGCCGACAGCCGCAGCGAAGCGGGCGCGCTGCTGGCCATGCTGCGCCAGAGCGGCCTGCACAAGGAATACGGCGACACCCTGGACAACCTGAGTGCCAGCGGCCCGGCCAACGTCCACTTCGATCTGCTGCAGCCCCTGCACCATGACGAAGGCGGTGGCCACCTGCAGGGCACGGTGGATCTGGCCGGGGTGAAGCTGGCCGACAAGCGCTTCGATGTGGCATTCGATGGCATGCACGGCCAGGCCCGCTACAGCAACGCCGGGTTCGCCGCCGAATCACTGGCGGTGCGCCACCTGGGCCAGGACGGCACGCTGAGCCTGCGCGCCGGTGGCTTCGTGCGCGATGCGCGGCTGGCCTTCGAATCGGAGTTGTCGGCCAGCCTGGATGCGGGCGTGCTGATCGACCGCGCGCCGGAAATGGCCTGGCTGAAGCCTTACATCAACGGCACCTCGCCGTGGACGATCGCGGTCAACCTGCCGAAGGTCGCCCCCGGCAGTGCCGCCCCGCCCAGCGAGCTGCGCCTGCGTTCGGACCTGGTGGGCACCCGCCTGGATCTGCCGGCACCGTTGGACAAACCGGCCGCCGAGCCGCTGGCCACCACCGTGGCCGCACAGCTGCCGATGGGGGCCGGACGCATTGATGTGGCCTTTGGCGACCGGCTGGCGCTGGCTGCGCGCAGCCACAACAACCAGACCGGTGTGCAGGTCACCCTGGGCAGCAGCCAGGTGGACCGCGAGCCGCCGCCCAGCGGGCTGACCATCAATGGCCGCAGCCCCACCCTGGACGCGCTGGAATGGATCGGCCTGGCCCGTGGTGCGGGCGGCGATGGCGACCCCATGCCGCTGCGCACGGTGGATGTGCAGGTGGGCCAGCTGATGCTGATCGGCGGTGTGTTCGCGCAGACCCGGCTGCAGCTGCACCCCGGGCCGCAGGCGCTGGATGTGCGCATGGACGGCCCATCGCTGGCCGGCCGCCTGAGCGTGCCCAATGCCGACGGTGGCACCATCAGCGGCACGCTGGACCGTGTGTACTGGCAATCCCCGCCTGCCGCCGCCGGCGCGGCAACGCCACCCGCCGCGAACGTGCAGGCCGGTGCCGACGACATGGACCCGGCCAAGCTGCCGCCGTTCGCGCTGGACATCGCCGACCTGAAGTTCGGCAAGGTGGTGCTGGGCCAGGCGGTGCTGCGCACCCGCCCGCTGGCGCAGGGCCTGAGCGTGGACGAGCTGCGCTTCCGCGCGCCGGACCAGGAAATCGACATCACCGGCCGCTGGCTGGGCAAGAGCGCCGGCGCCCGTACCGAACTGAACGCCCAGGTGCGCAGTGAGGATCTGGGTGGTCTGCTGCAGAACTTCGATTACGCCGGCCAGTTGCGGGGCGGCTCCGGCCAGGCCCAGCTGCAGGCCTCGTGGGCCGGCGGCCCGTCCGACTTCCAGCTGGGCAACCTGCAGGGGCAGCTGGACATCCATGCACGCAACGGCCAGCTGCTGGAACTGGACCCGGGGGCCGGCCGCGTGCTGGGCCTGCTGAGCGTGGCCCAGCTGCCGCGCCGGCTGATGTTCGACTTCCGTGATTTCTTCTCCAAGGGCTTTGCCTTCAATCAGATCGAGGGCGGCATGCAGTTCGGCAACGGCATGGCGCGCACCGACAAGGTGCTGATCGAAGGCCCCGCAGCGAACATCACCATCCGCGGCCAGACCGACCTGCGCCAGCAGCAGTTCGACCAGACCATTGATGTGAACCCGCGCGCCGGCAACCTGCTGACCGTGGTCGGCGCGGTGGCCGGTGGCCCGGTGGGCGCCGCCCTGGGCGCGGCCACCAATGCGGTATTGTCCAAGCCACTGGGTGAGATCGGCGCGCGCACCTACCGGGTGACCGGGCCGTGGAAGGAGCCCAAGGTGGAAGTGATCGAGCGCAACCGTGACCGCAGCCCCGCGCCGGCCCCGGTGCCCGTGCCGGTTCCGCCGCCGACCGTGACCGACCTGCCGCGCCCGCGCTGA
- a CDS encoding Maf family nucleotide pyrophosphatase produces MLYLASRSPRRNQLLARLERPFQALDLEVPEQRAPQESAEQYVCRVAADKARAGLARVLATDPQARVLGSDTEVVLDGQVFGKPADAAEACAMLARLAGRTHQVMTAVVVVHAQGLETELVVSEVTFAPIAAADIAAYVATGEPLDKAGAYAIQGGAERWIEHLSGSYSGVMGLPLLHTDRLLARCGVPAPTAHAAREAADV; encoded by the coding sequence ATGCTCTATCTCGCTTCCCGCTCGCCCCGACGCAACCAATTGCTGGCCCGACTCGAACGCCCCTTCCAGGCCCTGGACCTGGAGGTGCCCGAGCAGCGTGCGCCGCAGGAAAGTGCCGAACAGTATGTATGCCGGGTGGCCGCCGACAAGGCGCGCGCCGGGCTGGCCCGGGTGCTGGCCACCGACCCGCAGGCGCGGGTGCTGGGCTCGGACACCGAGGTGGTGCTGGACGGCCAGGTGTTCGGCAAGCCGGCCGACGCGGCCGAGGCCTGCGCGATGCTGGCGCGCCTGGCCGGGCGTACCCACCAGGTGATGACCGCCGTGGTGGTCGTGCACGCGCAGGGCCTGGAGACCGAGCTGGTGGTCTCCGAGGTCACCTTCGCGCCGATCGCCGCGGCCGACATCGCCGCCTACGTGGCCACCGGCGAACCGCTGGACAAGGCCGGCGCCTATGCCATCCAGGGCGGCGCCGAGCGCTGGATCGAACACCTGTCAGGCAGCTATTCCGGTGTGATGGGGCTGCCGTTGCTGCACACTGATCGCCTGCTGGCCCGCTGCGGCGTGCCGGCCCCCACTGCCCATGCCGCCAGGGAGGCTGCCGATGTCTGA
- a CDS encoding exodeoxyribonuclease VII small subunit, whose product MAKKSPENVSPVAQFEQSLESLEQLVEQMETGELSLEASLSAYERGVGLYRQCQQALEQAELRVRLLSDPAQPDTAEPFDPPSHDG is encoded by the coding sequence ATGGCCAAGAAGTCCCCCGAAAACGTCTCCCCGGTCGCCCAGTTCGAGCAGTCGCTCGAATCGCTGGAACAGCTGGTGGAGCAGATGGAAACCGGCGAGCTCAGTCTGGAAGCCTCGCTCAGTGCTTACGAACGTGGCGTGGGTCTGTACCGCCAGTGCCAGCAGGCGCTGGAGCAGGCCGAACTGCGCGTACGCCTGCTCAGCGATCCGGCCCAGCCAGACACCGCCGAACCGTTCGACCCGCCCAGCCATGACGGTTGA
- the tldD gene encoding metalloprotease TldD — translation MTDTALTLAHDRLLRPGGLDTAGLERAFGQLLGPGVDFGDLYFQHARRESWSVEDGIVKDGAHSIEQGVGVRAIAGEKTGFAYSDDIHADALLTAAQSARAISREGGAQQGRSLLRGNARALYPTLDPIDSLGNEAKVDVLKHLDGYLRAADPRVKQVMVSLSGGVDTVLVARTDGVLGADVRPLVRLNVQVIVEQNGRRESGYAGGGGRYGYAELFADGRPEAFAREALRQALVNLEAVPAPAGVMPVVLGPGWPGVLLHEAVGHGLEGDFNRKGTSVYAGRIGERVAAPGVTIVDDGTLDGRRGSLNIDDEGHPSQCTTLIEDGILVGYMQDALNARLMGMAPTGNGRRESFAHLTMPRMTNTYMRAGQHDPQEMIRSVKKGLYAVNFGGGQVDITSGKYVFSATEAYLIEDGRITAPVKGATLIGNGPETMQKVRMVGNDLALDEGVGICGKDGQSVPVGVGQPSLLIDGLTVGGTQA, via the coding sequence ATGACTGATACTGCCCTGACCCTTGCCCACGACCGCCTGCTGCGCCCCGGCGGCCTGGATACCGCTGGCCTGGAGCGCGCCTTCGGCCAGCTGCTCGGCCCCGGCGTGGACTTCGGCGACCTGTACTTCCAGCACGCCCGGCGCGAGAGCTGGAGCGTGGAAGACGGCATCGTCAAGGACGGCGCCCATTCCATCGAACAGGGCGTGGGCGTGCGCGCCATTGCCGGGGAAAAGACCGGCTTCGCCTATTCCGACGATATCCATGCCGATGCACTGCTGACCGCGGCACAGTCGGCGCGCGCGATTTCCCGCGAGGGCGGCGCACAGCAGGGCCGTTCGCTGCTGCGCGGCAACGCCCGCGCGCTGTACCCCACGCTGGACCCGATCGACAGCCTGGGCAATGAAGCCAAGGTAGACGTGCTCAAGCACCTGGATGGCTACCTGCGCGCGGCCGACCCGCGGGTGAAGCAGGTGATGGTCAGCCTGTCCGGCGGCGTGGACACCGTGCTGGTGGCCCGCACCGACGGCGTGCTGGGCGCCGACGTGCGCCCGCTGGTGCGCCTGAACGTGCAGGTGATCGTGGAACAGAACGGTCGCCGCGAATCCGGTTATGCCGGTGGCGGCGGCCGCTATGGCTACGCCGAACTGTTCGCCGATGGCCGCCCCGAAGCCTTCGCCCGCGAAGCGCTGCGCCAGGCGCTGGTGAACCTGGAAGCGGTGCCGGCCCCAGCCGGAGTGATGCCGGTGGTGCTGGGCCCGGGCTGGCCCGGCGTGCTGCTGCACGAGGCGGTGGGCCATGGCCTGGAAGGTGATTTCAACCGCAAGGGCACCAGCGTGTATGCCGGCCGCATCGGCGAACGCGTGGCCGCGCCGGGCGTGACCATCGTTGACGACGGTACCCTGGACGGGCGCCGCGGTTCGCTGAACATCGACGACGAAGGCCACCCCAGCCAGTGCACCACGCTGATCGAGGACGGCATCCTGGTGGGCTACATGCAGGATGCGCTGAACGCGCGCCTGATGGGCATGGCCCCGACTGGCAACGGTCGCCGCGAATCGTTCGCGCACCTGACCATGCCGCGCATGACCAACACCTACATGCGTGCAGGCCAGCACGACCCGCAGGAAATGATCCGTTCGGTGAAGAAGGGCCTGTATGCGGTCAACTTCGGCGGCGGCCAGGTGGACATCACCAGCGGCAAGTACGTGTTCTCGGCCACCGAGGCCTACCTGATCGAAGATGGCCGCATCACCGCACCGGTGAAGGGTGCCACGCTGATCGGCAACGGTCCGGAAACCATGCAGAAGGTGCGCATGGTCGGCAACGACCTGGCCCTGGACGAGGGCGTGGGCATCTGTGGCAAGGATGGCCAGAGCGTGCCGGTCGGTGTCGGCCAGCCCTCGCTGCTGATCGACGGCCTGACCGTGGGCGGTACCCAGGCCTGA